One window of Thermus hydrothermalis genomic DNA carries:
- a CDS encoding sodium-dependent bicarbonate transport family permease → MDALEILRLNLLSPMVLAFFLGVAARLLKSDLAFPEALYTALSIYLLFAIGFKGGVELSKTPFLVVLLPALATLLLGLLRPLTGYFLARRALRVSRVDASALAAHYGSVSAVTFLAALTFAQALGERPEGFLPTLVALLEVPGIVVALLLGKRGGGNLHEALREVLTGKSVVLLLGGLVVGALSGERGMERVKPFFVDPFYGALTLFLLDMGMVAASRLSVLRQVGFRLVLYGTLLPLLHGALGVYLGHLVGLSPGGAMVLGAMAASSSYIAAPAAVRIALPEANPSLYLGASLAVTFPFNLVLGIPIYHALAKAIGG, encoded by the coding sequence ATGGACGCCCTAGAGATCCTGCGGCTCAACCTCCTCTCCCCCATGGTCCTGGCCTTCTTCCTGGGGGTGGCGGCGAGGCTTTTGAAAAGCGACCTGGCCTTCCCCGAGGCCCTGTACACGGCGCTATCCATCTACCTCCTCTTCGCCATCGGCTTTAAGGGCGGGGTGGAGCTTTCCAAGACGCCTTTCCTGGTCGTCCTTCTTCCCGCCTTGGCCACCCTCCTCCTCGGGCTTTTGCGGCCCCTCACGGGCTATTTCCTGGCCCGGAGGGCCCTCAGGGTAAGCCGGGTGGACGCCTCCGCCTTGGCCGCCCACTACGGCTCGGTTTCCGCCGTGACCTTCCTCGCCGCCCTCACCTTCGCCCAGGCCCTGGGGGAAAGGCCCGAGGGGTTCTTGCCCACCCTGGTGGCCCTCCTGGAGGTGCCGGGGATCGTGGTGGCCCTCCTTTTGGGCAAGCGGGGAGGGGGGAACCTGCACGAGGCCCTGCGGGAGGTCCTCACGGGCAAGAGCGTGGTCCTCCTCCTTGGGGGGCTCGTGGTGGGGGCCCTCTCCGGGGAGAGGGGGATGGAGCGGGTCAAGCCCTTCTTCGTGGACCCCTTCTACGGGGCCCTCACCCTCTTCCTCCTGGACATGGGGATGGTGGCGGCCTCGAGGCTTTCCGTCCTGAGGCAGGTGGGCTTCCGCCTGGTCCTCTACGGGACGCTCCTCCCCCTCCTCCACGGGGCCCTTGGGGTCTATTTGGGCCACCTGGTGGGGCTTTCCCCGGGAGGGGCCATGGTGCTTGGGGCCATGGCGGCCAGCAGCAGCTACATCGCCGCCCCGGCGGCGGTGCGCATCGCCTTGCCTGAGGCCAACCCGAGCCTGTACCTGGGGGCGAGCCTGGCCGTCACCTTTCCCTTTAACCTGGTCTTGGGGATACCCATCTACCACGCCCTGGCCAAGGCGATAGGGGGGTGA
- the purE gene encoding 5-(carboxyamino)imidazole ribonucleotide mutase, translated as MAPLVGLIMGSRSDWETLRHAAETLDALGVPYEVRVVSAHRTPDLMAAYAKSAEERGIQVIIAGAGGAAHLPGMTAAHTPLPVLGVPVESQALKGLDSLLSIVQMPAGVPVGTLAIGKAGAVNAALLAASIIGLKHPEVMERLKAYRKAQTEAVLAHPDPREEA; from the coding sequence ATGGCGCCTTTGGTAGGTCTCATCATGGGCTCCCGCTCGGACTGGGAAACCCTGCGCCACGCCGCGGAAACCCTGGACGCCTTGGGCGTCCCCTACGAGGTGCGGGTGGTTTCCGCCCACCGCACCCCTGACCTCATGGCCGCCTACGCCAAAAGCGCCGAGGAACGGGGCATCCAGGTGATCATCGCCGGGGCGGGGGGGGCGGCCCACCTCCCGGGCATGACCGCCGCCCACACCCCTTTGCCCGTCTTAGGGGTCCCCGTGGAAAGCCAGGCCCTCAAGGGGCTAGACTCGCTCCTTTCCATCGTGCAGATGCCCGCCGGCGTCCCCGTGGGCACCCTGGCCATCGGGAAAGCAGGGGCGGTGAACGCCGCCCTCCTCGCCGCCAGCATTATCGGCCTCAAGCACCCCGAGGTGATGGAGCGCCTCAAGGCCTACCGCAAGGCGCAGACGGAGGCCGTCC
- a CDS encoding P-II family nitrogen regulator has translation MNLVPLKLVTIVAESLLEKKLVEEIKRLGAKGYTIVPARGEGSRGVRSVDWEGQNIRLETIVSEEVALKILERLQEAYFPHYAVIAYVENVFVVRGEKYV, from the coding sequence GTGAACCTGGTGCCCTTGAAGCTGGTGACCATCGTGGCGGAAAGCCTCTTGGAGAAGAAGCTGGTGGAGGAGATCAAGCGGCTTGGGGCCAAGGGCTACACCATCGTCCCCGCCCGGGGGGAGGGCTCCCGGGGGGTGCGGAGCGTGGACTGGGAGGGGCAGAACATCCGCCTGGAAACCATCGTTTCCGAGGAGGTGGCCCTGAAGATCTTGGAGCGCCTGCAGGAGGCGTACTTCCCCCACTACGCCGTGATCGCCTACGTGGAGAACGTCTTCGTGGTGCGGGGGGAGAAGTACGTCTAG